Proteins co-encoded in one Desulfoplanes formicivorans genomic window:
- a CDS encoding efflux transporter outer membrane subunit codes for MKNCLWIAFILLAGCSLSPSYHRPVQDIPVSWENRAGTRLEEQWWQRFNDPVLNGLVERALEHNLDLATSFARLEQAAAAVGLSRSDLAPTPSLDGSGSQTWTSTRIYGAPPPGSEEYSNHDIYVGAAWELDFWGKYRNALQSGQAAFLATAADVEAIRLLIAGTTVKAYFALLSAEFQIRIAEKTLEQRLQAFEFYEVNEKFGFYSKTDLLRAKSEVEDARYTLAVARMDADSAHSALLLLLGRSPSAIFSDSVNTSTSLDLLPVVPVLPDGLPSELLMRRPDLRSAEQLLQAAHFDVGVVRADYFPSISLTGQSGLAAMYAGDLTQSGAESWTYGLSIHLPLDFWRTRFREQMAEAKCREAAADYDKAVQSAFRDIRDALNRQARLAEASDALERQVKDLKEAVIKADDRYRNGYSNFLDVLDADRSHFAAQLAWARTRTQQLNAMVDVCLALGGGWTGEAASSSTQSMTTGERANGGSQ; via the coding sequence GTGAAGAACTGCTTATGGATTGCGTTCATTCTTCTTGCCGGATGTTCTTTGTCGCCTTCGTATCATCGTCCTGTACAGGATATTCCGGTTTCCTGGGAGAATCGGGCAGGAACACGGCTTGAAGAGCAGTGGTGGCAACGGTTCAATGATCCTGTGCTCAATGGCCTGGTGGAGAGGGCTCTGGAGCACAACCTTGACCTTGCCACATCCTTTGCCCGGTTGGAGCAGGCAGCGGCTGCCGTGGGCCTGAGCCGATCCGATCTTGCTCCTACCCCGTCTCTGGACGGCAGCGGCAGCCAGACCTGGACATCGACCCGCATTTATGGCGCTCCTCCCCCAGGATCTGAAGAATACAGCAACCATGATATCTATGTCGGAGCTGCCTGGGAACTCGATTTCTGGGGGAAATACCGTAATGCGCTCCAGAGCGGGCAGGCCGCTTTCCTGGCAACCGCGGCCGATGTTGAGGCCATACGCCTGCTCATAGCCGGTACCACGGTCAAGGCATATTTTGCCCTGCTCAGTGCCGAGTTTCAGATCCGCATAGCAGAAAAGACCCTTGAACAGCGTCTGCAGGCTTTTGAATTCTATGAAGTGAATGAAAAATTTGGCTTTTACAGCAAAACGGATCTTCTGCGGGCCAAAAGCGAGGTAGAGGATGCCCGGTATACCCTGGCTGTGGCCCGCATGGATGCCGATTCGGCACACAGTGCACTGCTCCTCCTGCTGGGACGTTCTCCTTCCGCGATTTTCTCCGACTCGGTAAACACGTCCACCTCTCTTGATCTCCTTCCTGTCGTGCCTGTCCTTCCGGACGGCCTGCCTTCCGAACTGCTGATGCGTCGTCCCGATCTCCGCTCTGCCGAGCAGCTTCTGCAGGCAGCTCATTTTGATGTGGGGGTTGTTCGAGCCGATTATTTTCCTTCCATTTCCCTGACCGGTCAGTCGGGTCTGGCGGCCATGTATGCCGGTGATCTCACCCAAAGTGGCGCAGAAAGCTGGACCTACGGCCTGTCCATCCACCTTCCCCTTGATTTCTGGAGGACGAGGTTCCGTGAACAGATGGCCGAGGCCAAATGCCGTGAGGCTGCTGCAGACTATGACAAGGCCGTGCAGTCGGCGTTCAGAGATATTCGTGACGCATTGAACCGGCAGGCCCGGCTGGCCGAGGCATCAGATGCTCTGGAACGTCAGGTGAAAGATCTCAAGGAGGCGGTGATCAAGGCTGATGACCGCTATCGCAACGGCTATTCCAATTTTCTGGATGTCCTGGATGCCGACCGCTCCCATTTTGCGGCCCAGCTTGCCTGGGCGCGCACCCGCACTCAACAATTGAACGCCATGGTGGATGTCTGCCTGGCCCTTGGCGGTGGTTGGACCGGGGAGGCGGCATCTTCTTCAACGCAATCCATGACAACGGGTGAACGTGCCAATGGGGGTTCGCAATGA
- a CDS encoding efflux RND transporter permease subunit, giving the protein MGEFFFLRRPVLAMVISLLIVIMGSLALQRLPVAQYPDLVPPTVSVTAIYPGASPEVISQTVAAPLEQAVNGAKDLLYVQSTSSASGVMSMTVTFALGTDPEVASNRVSNLIQTAQAGLPEEVRRLGVSVTSGSGSFLMIITLSSPDGRYDSLFLNNYAALNVIDRLKRVPGVASAASLIAEEYSMRIWFDPAKLAAFGLTPQDIARAIREQNAQYAAGTMGLQPAPDDLKTTWLVSTQGRMATQEEFGDIIVRVDETKGIMRLRDVARIELGAADYGVRSKLNGQPVAGISITLTPGANALQTAQDIRASMEELSRDFPPGVEYAIPYNVTTFVRISIEEVVHTLFEAMILVALVIFIFLQNLRATLIPCIAVPVAIVGTFAGMYALGFSINTLTLFGMVLAIGIVVDDAIVVLENVERIMRDEQLSPREATSKAMREVTGPVIAIVLVLCSVFVPVSFMGGMTGEMFRQFGITIALSVTISGIVALTLTPVMCAWLLRPGHGRERWFTRMFNRIFDGLTSVYLAGVRLLLRFSLLGVVLLCLLGWGMWELFQSVPQGLAPDEDQGYVIAVAMLPEGATMPRTDAALDRLSSTMLKDPSVDAVLTIAGMDLLGGRGTVGNAGAAFVMLRPWEERRTPDQSSSAIAGRIFGIGVTDGMLAAFNPPPIVGLSTVGGLEGFLQNTSGASIEEMAAQAAKLSAAAAARPEFKGVGSGLNLGTPKVFLALDVEKAKLMDVSVADVYQTLSATLAGTYINDFTLYGRAFKVYMQAESRFRTSPEDLESIFVRSRRGAMIPLDNLVSTMPTSGAFALERFNGLPAARISGQAAPGYSNLQAMKALEELVRTELPPGYSLGWSGSSFQEKASGGTNYRALVLGLGLVFLILAAQYESWTLPAAVILAVPFALFGALVTIFAVGYANDIYVQVAMVTLIGLAAKNAILIVEFAAAQCAAGRSPAQAALEAAQLRFRPIVMTSLAFILGCVPLVISSGAGSGSRHVLGSSVIGGMIAATVISPLFVPWFFKVVMSWKRSTATGAEQKNTS; this is encoded by the coding sequence ATGGGAGAGTTCTTTTTTTTACGTCGTCCGGTACTGGCCATGGTAATCTCTCTGCTCATTGTCATCATGGGCTCCCTGGCCCTGCAGCGTCTGCCCGTGGCCCAGTATCCGGACCTGGTGCCTCCCACCGTATCTGTCACGGCCATCTATCCGGGTGCCAGTCCCGAGGTCATTTCCCAGACCGTGGCGGCTCCTCTGGAACAGGCGGTCAACGGTGCCAAGGATCTTTTGTATGTCCAGTCCACCTCCTCGGCCAGCGGGGTCATGTCCATGACAGTGACCTTTGCCCTGGGAACCGATCCCGAGGTGGCCAGCAATCGGGTCAGCAATCTGATCCAGACCGCCCAGGCAGGATTACCTGAAGAGGTCCGCCGTCTGGGGGTCAGCGTGACCTCGGGTTCGGGATCTTTTTTGATGATTATCACCCTGTCCAGCCCTGATGGTCGTTATGACAGCCTGTTTTTGAACAATTATGCGGCGTTGAACGTGATCGATCGCCTCAAGCGCGTGCCCGGTGTGGCCTCGGCGGCGTCTCTCATTGCCGAGGAATATTCCATGCGCATCTGGTTCGATCCGGCCAAGCTGGCCGCTTTCGGGTTGACCCCCCAGGATATTGCCAGGGCAATCCGCGAGCAGAATGCCCAGTATGCTGCCGGGACCATGGGCCTGCAACCAGCTCCGGATGATCTGAAAACAACCTGGCTGGTGAGTACGCAGGGACGCATGGCCACCCAGGAGGAATTCGGGGACATCATTGTCCGGGTGGATGAAACAAAGGGGATCATGCGGTTGCGGGACGTTGCGCGCATTGAACTTGGTGCCGCTGATTACGGGGTGCGCAGCAAGCTGAACGGCCAACCTGTTGCCGGAATCAGTATTACCCTCACCCCGGGAGCCAACGCCCTGCAGACCGCCCAGGACATCAGAGCCTCCATGGAGGAACTGAGTCGGGATTTTCCTCCTGGTGTGGAATACGCCATTCCCTACAATGTGACCACCTTTGTGCGTATTTCCATTGAGGAGGTGGTGCATACCCTCTTTGAGGCCATGATCCTTGTGGCCCTGGTCATCTTCATTTTTCTGCAGAATCTTCGCGCAACCCTCATCCCCTGCATTGCCGTGCCCGTGGCCATTGTGGGAACCTTTGCCGGCATGTATGCATTGGGGTTCTCCATCAATACCCTGACCTTGTTCGGCATGGTGCTGGCCATAGGCATCGTGGTGGATGACGCCATCGTGGTCCTGGAAAATGTGGAGCGGATCATGCGTGACGAGCAATTGTCCCCCCGGGAGGCCACGTCCAAGGCCATGCGGGAGGTGACCGGGCCGGTCATCGCCATTGTCCTGGTCCTTTGTTCCGTATTTGTGCCGGTTTCCTTCATGGGAGGGATGACCGGAGAGATGTTCCGGCAATTCGGGATCACCATTGCCCTGTCAGTGACCATTTCCGGCATTGTGGCCCTGACCCTGACCCCGGTCATGTGTGCCTGGCTTCTCAGGCCGGGCCATGGACGCGAGAGATGGTTCACACGCATGTTCAACCGGATTTTTGACGGGCTGACCAGCGTTTATCTGGCAGGAGTTCGTCTTCTCCTGCGTTTTTCTCTGCTGGGAGTGGTGCTCCTGTGTCTTCTGGGCTGGGGCATGTGGGAACTGTTCCAAAGCGTACCCCAAGGCCTGGCGCCGGACGAGGACCAGGGCTACGTCATTGCCGTGGCCATGCTTCCTGAGGGAGCCACCATGCCCCGTACGGATGCAGCCCTGGATAGGCTGTCTTCGACCATGCTCAAGGATCCTTCGGTGGATGCCGTGCTGACCATCGCGGGTATGGATCTCCTTGGCGGACGGGGCACCGTGGGCAATGCGGGGGCTGCCTTTGTCATGCTCCGCCCCTGGGAAGAGCGGAGGACTCCGGATCAGTCCTCTTCGGCCATTGCAGGCAGGATTTTTGGCATCGGGGTGACCGACGGCATGCTCGCGGCCTTCAACCCTCCGCCCATCGTGGGGTTGAGCACCGTGGGCGGGCTGGAAGGATTTCTGCAAAATACCTCGGGGGCATCCATTGAGGAGATGGCGGCCCAGGCAGCGAAACTTTCTGCGGCCGCTGCTGCCAGGCCCGAGTTCAAGGGGGTGGGGAGCGGTCTGAATCTGGGAACCCCCAAGGTCTTTCTCGCCCTTGACGTGGAAAAGGCCAAGCTCATGGATGTATCCGTGGCGGATGTTTACCAGACCCTGAGTGCCACGCTGGCCGGGACGTACATCAACGATTTTACCCTGTATGGCCGGGCCTTCAAGGTGTACATGCAGGCGGAATCCCGGTTTCGCACAAGTCCCGAGGATCTGGAGTCCATTTTCGTGCGCAGCCGCAGGGGCGCCATGATCCCCCTGGACAATCTGGTTTCCACCATGCCTACCAGCGGGGCCTTTGCCCTGGAACGCTTCAATGGTCTTCCGGCGGCCCGCATTTCGGGGCAGGCCGCTCCCGGATACAGTAATCTCCAGGCCATGAAGGCTCTGGAAGAGCTGGTGCGGACCGAGCTTCCCCCGGGATATTCCCTTGGCTGGAGCGGGTCTTCCTTTCAGGAAAAGGCCAGCGGCGGCACCAATTACCGGGCCCTTGTCTTGGGGTTGGGGCTGGTTTTTCTCATCCTGGCTGCCCAGTACGAGAGCTGGACCCTGCCTGCTGCAGTTATTCTGGCTGTCCCCTTTGCCCTTTTCGGGGCCCTGGTGACGATTTTTGCGGTGGGGTATGCCAACGATATCTATGTGCAGGTGGCCATGGTCACCCTTATCGGTCTCGCGGCCAAGAATGCCATTCTTATTGTGGAGTTTGCGGCTGCTCAATGTGCGGCCGGGCGTTCTCCGGCCCAGGCGGCCCTGGAAGCGGCACAACTGCGATTTCGGCCCATTGTGATGACCTCTCTGGCCTTTATCCTGGGGTGTGTGCCCCTGGTCATCTCATCGGGGGCCGGTTCGGGGAGCAGACATGTGCTGGGAAGCAGCGTTATCGGGGGGATGATAGCCGCCACGGTTATTTCGCCCCTGTTTGTGCCCTGGTTTTTCAAGGTTGTCATGAGCTGGAAACGATCGACTGCCACGGGGGCAGAACAGAAGAACACATCATAG
- a CDS encoding formyltransferase family protein, which translates to MKIAICAKHDLAGNLALNILVRALAPHHQIHVILSDYVLKAERETPSAATLLTYERDFPLETFYPFLEQHVPVGSGALCLTPAGLSSMFQLPVHHWGRARSREVIDAMQRLAPDLILSCRYDYIFPEEILEIPPLGAYGMHPGRLPQIQGLCAPFWAMLQEHDRSGCTLFQIDKGIDSGPVVEIGWTPVNYSRSLLWNFVHTYFAGVATFLRHLPTLIQGDHLQTHPQDPSARRYYSYPTEADFRRFREKGNAIVTSEDYQEMLSWYLPGGMQDPLMSEIKRLCPLTDC; encoded by the coding sequence ATGAAGATAGCCATCTGTGCAAAACACGACCTGGCCGGCAATCTGGCCTTGAACATTCTGGTTCGAGCCCTGGCCCCGCATCACCAAATCCATGTCATTTTGTCCGACTATGTCCTCAAGGCTGAACGGGAAACCCCCTCGGCAGCCACGCTGCTCACCTACGAACGTGATTTTCCCCTGGAAACTTTCTACCCCTTTCTGGAACAGCATGTTCCCGTGGGAAGCGGTGCCCTTTGCCTGACACCTGCAGGGCTTTCATCCATGTTTCAGCTTCCGGTGCACCACTGGGGTCGAGCCCGTTCCAGAGAGGTCATAGATGCAATGCAACGTCTGGCTCCGGATCTGATTCTCTCCTGCCGCTACGACTACATCTTTCCCGAAGAAATCCTTGAAATCCCCCCTTTGGGCGCCTACGGCATGCACCCGGGCAGGCTCCCTCAAATCCAGGGATTGTGTGCCCCTTTCTGGGCCATGCTCCAGGAGCATGACCGTTCGGGATGCACCCTTTTTCAGATTGACAAGGGCATTGACAGCGGCCCCGTGGTTGAAATCGGATGGACCCCTGTCAACTACTCCCGCTCCCTGTTGTGGAACTTTGTACACACATACTTTGCAGGAGTTGCTACGTTCCTGCGTCACCTGCCTACCCTCATCCAGGGCGACCACCTGCAGACACATCCTCAGGACCCATCCGCCCGGCGATACTACAGCTATCCCACGGAAGCTGATTTCAGACGATTCCGGGAAAAGGGAAACGCCATTGTTACCTCGGAAGATTATCAGGAAATGCTCTCCTGGTACCTTCCCGGAGGCATGCAGGATCCTCTCATGTCTGAAATCAAACGCCTTTGTCCCCTGACGGACTGTTGA
- a CDS encoding MFS transporter: MKKGNPLVSLRLSIGILSTLVFVLTMGFNALLSVSTLDRLATRSLLAGYRSAGEHLALTIERGLRFKPLERYTGMTDLLHDLRDGAEGIVRVEIEDSQGNLLYAVPQETDLQKRKTEKGRSSESEVSSTRQTFDRSVLDDPSLMLRDSWAGPATYRILVPLRHKDGLVGGIALEISRERLGSVTRGFMRWALLLLGVSCVMICVALAGWIGMMTATPQARARFSRSLSILLIVLIGGTQLAYSGAMLTLFHSFMEQTLRDKAGFTAHYIERDFEYMVHKGVDVRSFKDSGALLDRIVAMHPELSGAALVLPEGHVLASAGQLDGGAEYVETSIDAYWPSRFRQRLGVMNIRLYPDTGYLAGKVRSLAIDLTTSLVISLLFLMELARLLRMLSVRMAQAIFTEKEQEAPVLHNEMLVTLRAAGFLFFLGYDMCISFIPLMARELPAPMWGISREVLQGMPISAEMICAGVALLLGGILSERFGWRRGFILGAAVASLGLVVAGTASSLPGFIAGRGISGFGFGLVLMAAQIGTLDNKNSGAGLAGVFAGIFAGSICGSAAGALLAERLGFETVLLVAAVLVPFSIFALVLNRSKAHTPDPSFQEPSRKEGSEAALVWAFLKDPRMQFLLVFIGFPVALCLTGFLYYMLPLMLAENQATQGDIGRFFMVYGLCFITAGPLWGRLLDRSRKKAFFAMLTGLLSGASMVIAGLSSQMVVVVFAVILSGMAQCLAAPSTMLCIVALPSAQRLGRGKTAGIYRTLERVGQVLGPILFGVALAHFGVSAILLWVGVGGCVLAVAFMCLWRLNSPSGDKGV, translated from the coding sequence ATGAAAAAAGGCAATCCCCTTGTTTCCCTGCGTCTTTCCATAGGCATTCTTTCCACCCTGGTTTTCGTGCTGACCATGGGGTTTAATGCCCTCTTGTCCGTATCCACCCTGGATCGGCTGGCCACCCGTTCTCTTCTTGCCGGGTATCGGAGTGCCGGGGAGCATCTGGCTCTGACCATTGAACGGGGATTACGCTTTAAGCCTTTGGAAAGATATACGGGCATGACCGATCTGCTGCATGACCTGCGTGACGGTGCAGAAGGGATTGTGCGCGTGGAAATCGAGGATTCCCAGGGTAACCTGCTTTATGCGGTTCCTCAGGAAACCGACCTGCAGAAAAGAAAGACCGAGAAGGGAAGATCGTCGGAGTCCGAAGTGTCATCCACCCGGCAGACCTTTGATCGTTCAGTGCTGGATGACCCCTCCCTGATGCTCCGGGATTCCTGGGCGGGACCTGCAACCTATCGCATCCTTGTGCCCCTCCGGCATAAGGATGGGCTGGTGGGAGGTATAGCTCTGGAAATCTCCAGAGAAAGACTCGGTTCCGTGACCCGGGGCTTCATGCGCTGGGCCCTGCTGCTCCTGGGTGTTTCCTGCGTGATGATCTGTGTTGCCTTGGCTGGTTGGATCGGCATGATGACGGCGACTCCTCAGGCCCGTGCCCGATTTTCCAGATCCCTTTCCATTCTGTTGATTGTGCTCATCGGCGGCACGCAGTTGGCGTACTCCGGGGCCATGCTGACCTTGTTTCATTCGTTTATGGAGCAGACCCTCCGGGACAAGGCCGGATTCACGGCCCATTACATAGAGCGTGATTTCGAATACATGGTCCACAAGGGCGTGGATGTGCGTTCCTTCAAGGATTCGGGTGCCCTGCTTGATCGTATCGTTGCCATGCATCCGGAACTGAGCGGGGCTGCATTGGTCCTGCCGGAGGGCCATGTGCTGGCCTCTGCAGGGCAATTGGACGGGGGGGCGGAATATGTGGAGACGTCCATTGATGCCTATTGGCCCAGCCGTTTTCGTCAGCGGCTGGGGGTCATGAATATCCGTCTGTATCCGGATACCGGCTACCTGGCTGGCAAGGTCCGTTCCCTGGCCATTGATCTGACCACCTCCCTGGTGATCAGTCTGCTTTTTCTGATGGAGCTTGCCCGCCTTTTGCGCATGCTGTCCGTGCGCATGGCCCAAGCCATTTTTACGGAAAAGGAACAGGAAGCCCCTGTTTTGCACAACGAGATGCTGGTGACCCTGCGTGCTGCAGGGTTCCTGTTCTTTTTGGGCTATGACATGTGCATTTCCTTTATCCCTCTCATGGCCCGCGAACTCCCTGCCCCCATGTGGGGGATTTCCCGGGAGGTATTGCAGGGAATGCCCATTTCAGCCGAGATGATCTGCGCCGGGGTGGCCCTGCTTTTGGGAGGGATCCTTTCCGAACGATTCGGATGGCGGCGTGGTTTCATTCTGGGGGCAGCAGTTGCCTCCCTTGGCCTTGTTGTGGCCGGGACAGCCTCCTCGCTGCCGGGTTTTATCGCCGGGCGCGGTATTTCCGGTTTCGGGTTTGGTCTGGTTTTGATGGCCGCCCAGATAGGCACGCTTGATAATAAAAATTCCGGGGCTGGCTTGGCCGGAGTCTTTGCTGGCATTTTTGCGGGCAGTATCTGCGGATCAGCCGCCGGGGCTCTGCTGGCTGAACGTCTGGGATTTGAGACCGTCTTGCTTGTTGCTGCCGTGCTGGTGCCTTTTTCCATTTTCGCCTTGGTCCTGAACAGATCCAAAGCGCATACTCCTGACCCGTCTTTTCAGGAGCCAAGCCGAAAAGAAGGGAGCGAGGCGGCCCTGGTCTGGGCGTTTCTCAAAGATCCCCGCATGCAATTTTTGCTGGTCTTCATAGGTTTTCCTGTTGCCTTATGTCTGACCGGATTTTTGTATTACATGCTTCCTCTGATGCTTGCCGAAAACCAGGCAACACAAGGAGATATCGGGCGTTTTTTCATGGTTTACGGCCTGTGTTTTATCACTGCGGGACCTCTTTGGGGCCGTCTTCTGGATCGATCCCGCAAAAAGGCATTTTTTGCCATGCTCACGGGTCTGCTTTCAGGGGCATCCATGGTCATTGCGGGGTTGTCATCCCAGATGGTCGTTGTTGTCTTTGCCGTGATCCTCAGCGGTATGGCTCAATGCCTGGCCGCTCCCTCGACCATGCTTTGCATTGTTGCCTTGCCCTCGGCACAGCGTCTGGGGCGGGGCAAGACCGCCGGCATCTACAGGACCCTGGAGCGCGTTGGTCAGGTACTGGGGCCGATTCTTTTTGGGGTCGCCCTGGCGCATTTTGGCGTGTCGGCCATATTGCTATGGGTGGGAGTCGGGGGCTGCGTGCTGGCTGTGGCATTCATGTGTTTGTGGCGGCTCAACAGTCCGTCAGGGGACAAAGGCGTTTGA
- a CDS encoding efflux RND transporter periplasmic adaptor subunit → MKFFSGLQLVAVILLGLLLTSLWSCLPENENKTSKKGAIPPAPMVLVDKVTPADIPLQRTFTGHVEGIRSAEVRAQVTGILEKRLYDEGKKVKAGDVLFEIDPSSYQAVVDQAAARVASIRARLARAKRDLDRALPLAERNSISQRDLDAVQTEYESSRAGLAEAEAALRAARINLDLTRVKAPIDGFASMARHNVGSLIQAGSSQSLLTTIHDVDTVQVVFPVSDTQVRRIQGYLADGRAVMNTPISAHLFIDEEHPYPHAGNMVFGNPVISRETGCMIAKASFPNPEKTLLPGQVVRVTLDILTFINALAVPEQAVLQGRDSAMVIVVAPDDTTRFKPIEILARVGRLVLVASGLEGDERIIVEGVRKVGPGMKVNPRMANPADQSGTTGTKV, encoded by the coding sequence ATGAAGTTTTTTTCTGGATTACAATTGGTTGCAGTCATTCTTTTGGGACTTCTTCTGACTTCATTGTGGAGTTGCCTGCCCGAGAATGAAAACAAGACGTCCAAGAAGGGGGCAATCCCCCCCGCTCCCATGGTGCTGGTGGACAAGGTGACGCCCGCTGACATTCCATTGCAGCGAACCTTCACGGGTCACGTGGAAGGAATACGCTCGGCAGAGGTTCGGGCCCAGGTTACTGGAATTCTTGAAAAACGGTTGTATGACGAAGGCAAGAAGGTCAAGGCCGGGGATGTGCTTTTTGAGATTGATCCCTCTTCGTACCAGGCGGTGGTGGATCAGGCGGCTGCCAGGGTGGCAAGCATCAGGGCGCGGTTGGCCAGGGCCAAGCGGGATCTGGACCGGGCTCTGCCTTTGGCCGAAAGAAATTCCATCAGTCAGCGGGATCTGGATGCCGTGCAAACGGAATACGAGTCGTCCCGGGCGGGCCTTGCCGAGGCTGAAGCAGCCCTGCGGGCAGCACGCATCAATCTTGATTTGACCCGTGTCAAGGCTCCCATTGACGGATTCGCGAGCATGGCCCGCCACAATGTGGGCAGTCTCATCCAGGCTGGATCATCGCAGAGTCTGCTGACCACCATCCATGATGTGGATACCGTCCAGGTGGTCTTTCCGGTTTCAGATACGCAGGTGCGCCGTATTCAGGGGTATCTGGCCGATGGACGTGCTGTCATGAATACGCCCATCTCTGCCCATCTTTTCATTGATGAGGAACATCCCTATCCTCATGCGGGCAATATGGTTTTCGGCAATCCGGTCATCAGCCGCGAAACCGGATGCATGATCGCCAAGGCGAGCTTTCCCAATCCTGAAAAAACGCTGCTGCCCGGGCAGGTGGTCCGGGTTACCCTGGATATTCTGACCTTCATCAATGCCCTTGCCGTTCCCGAGCAGGCCGTGCTGCAGGGACGTGACTCTGCCATGGTTATTGTCGTTGCCCCGGACGACACCACAAGGTTTAAGCCCATTGAAATCCTGGCACGGGTGGGCCGATTGGTGCTGGTGGCGTCGGGACTCGAGGGAGATGAACGAATCATTGTGGAAGGGGTGAGAAAGGTGGGCCCCGGCATGAAGGTGAATCCCCGCATGGCCAACCCTGCAGACCAGTCGGGAACAACCGGAACAAAGGTATAA